A genomic window from Bacillota bacterium includes:
- a CDS encoding LL-diaminopimelate aminotransferase, whose amino-acid sequence MRFEEADRVKNLPAYLFARIEKLIEEKREKGIDVISLGIGDPDMPTPDYIINELKKEADNSANHQYPSSVGMLSYRQAVADWYKNRFGVELDPKSEVVSLVGSKEGIGHISWCYLNPGDVVLVPDPGYPVYAGGAILAGAHPYYMPLKEENNFLPDLSAIPMDVAQKAKMMFINYPNNPTGATADEVFYKEIVAFAKEHNILVCHDAAYSEISFDGYKPISFMQVPGAKEVGIEFHSVSKTFNMTGWRIGWAVGHPDVVDALGRLKSNVDSGQFQAVQYAAIKGLTGPNDFIDKMCGVYQERRDILVDALNEMGWKLAKPKGTFYVWAPVPKGYSSESFAEAVLDKTGIVITPGTGYGAEGAGYFRIALTVPKDRMLDAVDRLKKSFGAVEF is encoded by the coding sequence TTGAGATTTGAAGAAGCAGACAGGGTAAAAAATTTGCCGGCGTATTTGTTTGCCCGTATCGAAAAACTGATTGAGGAAAAGCGCGAGAAGGGTATAGATGTAATTAGTCTTGGTATTGGTGACCCTGATATGCCAACTCCGGATTACATTATTAATGAGTTAAAAAAAGAAGCTGACAACTCTGCAAACCACCAATATCCATCTTCAGTAGGTATGTTAAGTTACCGGCAGGCGGTGGCAGATTGGTATAAAAATCGTTTTGGGGTAGAGTTAGATCCCAAGTCAGAGGTTGTGTCTTTGGTTGGCTCCAAGGAAGGAATTGGCCATATATCCTGGTGTTATTTAAATCCAGGGGATGTTGTATTAGTACCTGACCCCGGTTATCCCGTGTATGCAGGCGGAGCCATTCTTGCTGGGGCTCACCCTTACTATATGCCGCTGAAAGAAGAGAATAATTTCTTGCCGGACCTGTCGGCCATCCCTATGGATGTTGCCCAAAAGGCTAAAATGATGTTTATAAATTACCCCAACAATCCTACAGGAGCTACGGCAGATGAAGTTTTTTATAAAGAAATAGTGGCTTTCGCCAAGGAACATAATATTTTGGTTTGTCACGATGCCGCATATTCGGAAATTTCCTTTGATGGTTATAAGCCCATAAGCTTCATGCAGGTTCCCGGTGCCAAAGAGGTGGGGATCGAGTTTCATTCGGTTTCCAAGACGTTCAATATGACAGGCTGGCGCATCGGCTGGGCCGTAGGTCATCCTGATGTGGTGGATGCTCTAGGCCGGTTAAAGTCTAATGTGGACTCGGGACAATTCCAAGCTGTTCAATATGCGGCCATAAAGGGACTTACCGGTCCTAATGACTTTATAGATAAGATGTGCGGGGTTTACCAGGAGCGTCGTGACATATTAGTGGATGCTCTTAATGAAATGGGCTGGAAACTGGCCAAGCCCAAGGGCACTTTTTACGTTTGGGCACCGGTCCCCAAGGGGTACTCTTCGGAGTCATTTGCGGAGGCGGTACTGGACAAAACGGGTATTGTAATTACTCCCGGTACCGGGTATGGTGCTGAGGGCGCCGGGTATTTTAGGATAGCATTAACGGTGCCCAAAGATCGCATGCTGGATGCGGTAGACCGGTTAAAGAAAAGCTTTGGGGCCGTAGAATTTTAG
- a CDS encoding diaminopimelate epimerase: MHFTKVHGLGNDFVMVDAESEELPGNLSKLAQAVCDRHFGIGADGLVLIWPTDEADIRMQILNSDGSEAEMCGNAIRCVSKYIYEKGIIKKEQIKVETKAGIMVPEVSVQNGVVAAVKVDMGEPKLDRKEIPMLGSAGMVIGENLKVGEHNFKVTAVSMGNPHVVIFVVDVDEVPISHWGPRIENHNIFPNKTNVEFVQVLNRSEVRMQVWERGAGPTMACGTGACATAVAAHLNGFTEKQVSVHLASGSLDIEWSENNHVYMTGPAEEIFSGDYPLQNFE, translated from the coding sequence TTGCACTTTACCAAGGTACATGGATTGGGTAATGATTTTGTTATGGTTGATGCCGAATCTGAAGAACTACCCGGGAATCTGTCCAAGCTCGCTCAAGCTGTTTGTGATCGCCATTTCGGCATAGGTGCGGACGGGCTGGTTCTTATATGGCCCACTGATGAAGCTGATATTCGCATGCAAATCCTTAATTCTGACGGCAGTGAGGCTGAGATGTGCGGTAACGCCATACGTTGTGTAAGCAAATATATATATGAAAAGGGTATCATAAAGAAAGAGCAGATCAAGGTTGAAACCAAAGCAGGGATTATGGTTCCGGAAGTTAGTGTTCAAAACGGTGTTGTAGCGGCAGTTAAAGTTGATATGGGTGAACCAAAGCTGGATAGGAAGGAAATTCCCATGCTAGGCTCTGCCGGTATGGTTATAGGGGAAAACCTAAAGGTGGGGGAACATAATTTTAAGGTTACCGCAGTGTCCATGGGTAATCCTCACGTAGTTATTTTTGTGGTTGATGTGGATGAAGTTCCTATTTCTCACTGGGGACCACGTATTGAGAATCATAATATCTTTCCCAATAAAACCAATGTAGAATTTGTGCAGGTATTGAACCGGTCAGAAGTGCGCATGCAAGTCTGGGAAAGAGGTGCGGGACCTACAATGGCCTGTGGAACAGGAGCATGTGCCACGGCTGTGGCTGCACATTTAAACGGGTTTACTGAAAAACAGGTTTCGGTACACCTTGCCAGTGGCTCTTTGGACATTGAATGGTCCGAGAATAATCATGTGTATATGACCGGTCCGGCGGAAGAGATATTTAGCGGAGATTACCCTCTTCAAAATTTTGAGTAA
- a CDS encoding calcium-translocating P-type ATPase, SERCA-type, producing the protein MSGQWHQLTKEEVLKRLQSDPLRGLDDKEAGERAKRFGLNELARTPGIPAWQMFLNQFKDFMVIVLLAATAISGVLGEWADAITIMVIVVVNAILGLVQEYRAERSMEALRQLTAPEANVIRDGGERKIPSAELVPGDIVLVEAGDRVPADLRIIEEFNLEVEESALTGESFPVKKETGVISGETSLGDTFNMAFFGTVVTRGRAKGMVVLTGMATEMGQIAGLIQTAAPEQTPLQRRLAQVGTWLVSFCLLICFLVVVVGIYRGLPAYQMFLAGVSLAVAAIPEGLPAIVTVALALGVQRMIKRNAIIRKLPAVETLGCATVICSDKTGTLTQNEMTVRKAFIGGVSVDISGEGYEPHGNFKMDHVNEEDFKIFMEIASLCNNSSLQRGSIDVGGLFRKIKQGVRKTWSISGDPTEGALLVMAAKAGVWKERLLKKQTLVHEIPFDSERKRMSVVYNKQGKSVLYTKGAPDVVLDLCSHYVQNGKKHVLTPQVKRKIMDGNASLAENALRVLALAYKELPGKEVYTEEEAFESSLVFVGLAGMIDPPRAEAIKAVYTCKRAGIKTVMITGDHQVTARAVAAEMGILDRKNELVLTGVDLDGMSDERLEKVINKVAVCARVSPKHKLRIVRALKNKGHVVAMTGDGVNDAPAVKEADIGISMGVTGTDVTKEASAMVLADDNFSSIVAAVEEGRGIYDNIRKFIRYLLSCNVGEVLVMFLAVLGGLPLPLLPIQLLWMNLVTDGLPAMALGIDPIEKGIMSRKPRDPGEGVFSEGLSWRILGTGIIFAAGTLGVFIMSYIDSGLDLGIARTMAFNTLVFFQLLFVFACRSEHQSLLQVGIFTNKYLIIAVLISTALQLSVTYVPVLQPIFKTVPLQLQHWMVIGTVTLTPMFLGILVRHVRLRAKERVMYVKV; encoded by the coding sequence ATGTCTGGGCAATGGCATCAACTTACAAAAGAAGAGGTATTAAAAAGGCTGCAAAGTGACCCGCTTAGGGGGCTCGATGATAAAGAAGCCGGTGAAAGGGCAAAGAGATTTGGCCTCAATGAACTGGCCCGGACCCCGGGGATTCCGGCCTGGCAAATGTTCCTGAATCAATTTAAAGATTTTATGGTCATAGTACTGCTGGCGGCCACTGCAATAAGCGGTGTCCTGGGTGAATGGGCCGATGCAATTACGATTATGGTTATTGTTGTCGTTAATGCTATTTTAGGGCTCGTGCAGGAATACCGGGCAGAGCGCTCCATGGAAGCCTTAAGGCAGTTAACGGCGCCGGAAGCCAATGTCATAAGAGACGGGGGGGAGCGTAAGATACCATCAGCGGAATTAGTCCCCGGTGATATTGTGCTTGTGGAGGCAGGTGACCGGGTTCCCGCGGATTTACGCATCATAGAAGAGTTTAACCTGGAAGTAGAGGAATCAGCATTAACCGGAGAGTCTTTCCCGGTAAAAAAAGAAACAGGCGTGATTTCAGGTGAGACAAGTTTAGGAGATACTTTTAATATGGCCTTCTTCGGCACTGTTGTCACCCGCGGCAGGGCCAAGGGAATGGTAGTTTTGACCGGTATGGCTACAGAAATGGGACAAATTGCAGGACTTATCCAAACTGCAGCGCCCGAACAGACTCCTTTGCAGAGGCGCCTGGCACAAGTGGGAACATGGCTGGTAAGCTTTTGTCTTCTAATTTGCTTTTTAGTAGTAGTTGTGGGTATTTACAGGGGATTGCCTGCTTACCAAATGTTCTTGGCAGGAGTGAGTTTAGCTGTTGCAGCTATTCCGGAAGGCCTGCCGGCTATTGTTACGGTAGCCCTGGCGCTTGGAGTACAGCGAATGATTAAAAGAAATGCCATTATAAGAAAACTCCCTGCCGTGGAAACTTTAGGGTGTGCTACGGTTATCTGTTCAGACAAAACCGGCACTTTAACCCAAAATGAAATGACGGTGAGGAAAGCATTTATCGGCGGAGTTTCCGTAGATATTTCCGGTGAAGGGTACGAGCCACATGGCAATTTTAAAATGGATCATGTTAATGAGGAAGACTTTAAAATTTTTATGGAGATTGCATCTCTTTGCAATAACTCTTCGCTGCAACGAGGAAGTATTGATGTCGGGGGGCTTTTTCGCAAGATAAAACAAGGGGTGCGCAAAACGTGGAGTATCTCCGGTGATCCCACTGAAGGTGCACTTTTGGTAATGGCTGCAAAGGCCGGGGTGTGGAAAGAAAGATTACTAAAGAAACAAACACTGGTGCATGAGATCCCCTTTGATTCTGAGCGAAAGCGAATGTCTGTAGTGTACAATAAGCAGGGCAAAAGTGTCTTATACACAAAAGGTGCCCCCGACGTAGTTTTGGATCTATGTTCACATTACGTGCAGAACGGTAAAAAACATGTCTTGACGCCACAAGTAAAAAGAAAAATAATGGATGGCAATGCTTCCTTGGCCGAAAACGCCTTACGGGTCCTGGCCTTAGCATACAAGGAGTTACCGGGTAAAGAAGTCTATACAGAAGAAGAGGCGTTCGAATCATCGCTGGTATTTGTGGGCCTGGCCGGAATGATTGACCCGCCTCGTGCTGAAGCCATAAAAGCAGTATATACTTGTAAGCGGGCCGGGATAAAAACTGTGATGATAACCGGTGACCACCAGGTCACGGCCAGGGCAGTTGCAGCAGAGATGGGGATTTTGGACAGGAAAAATGAATTAGTACTTACAGGTGTTGACTTGGACGGCATGAGTGATGAACGGCTGGAAAAAGTAATTAATAAAGTAGCAGTATGTGCCAGGGTTTCACCGAAACACAAGTTGCGCATAGTACGAGCCCTCAAAAATAAAGGACATGTGGTGGCCATGACAGGGGACGGGGTTAATGATGCCCCGGCAGTAAAAGAAGCAGACATCGGCATTTCCATGGGTGTCACCGGTACCGACGTTACCAAGGAAGCCTCTGCCATGGTTTTAGCCGACGATAATTTTAGTTCTATAGTTGCAGCTGTTGAAGAGGGACGCGGGATATACGATAACATTAGAAAGTTTATCCGCTACCTTCTGTCCTGCAACGTTGGTGAAGTATTGGTTATGTTCCTGGCAGTTTTAGGAGGACTTCCACTGCCCCTGCTGCCCATACAGTTATTGTGGATGAATTTAGTGACAGATGGCTTGCCGGCAATGGCTCTGGGTATAGATCCCATTGAAAAAGGTATTATGTCAAGAAAACCCCGGGATCCAGGTGAAGGTGTTTTCAGTGAAGGGTTAAGCTGGAGGATACTTGGTACAGGAATAATCTTTGCCGCCGGTACGTTGGGAGTATTCATCATGAGCTATATAGACAGTGGGTTAGACCTCGGTATCGCCAGGACTATGGCATTTAACACGCTTGTTTTCTTTCAACTGCTCTTTGTATTTGCGTGTCGTTCGGAACACCAATCCCTGCTGCAAGTGGGAATCTTCACCAATAAGTATTTAATCATAGCGGTGCTAATTTCAACGGCATTGCAATTGTCAGTTACTTATGTTCCGGTGCTGCAACCTATATTCAAGACTGTGCCTTTGCAATTACAGCATTGGATGGTTATCGGGACAGTAACATTGACACCAATGTTTCTGGGAATACTGGTACGTCATGTTCGCCTGCGGGCAAAGGAAAGAGTAATGTACGTTAAAGTATAA
- a CDS encoding fibronectin/fibrinogen-binding protein has translation MPFDGLMLTAIKSELSKTLVGAKIDKIYQPAKTDIVLNIRHHRERYRLLLSAHSRDARVHLSTQPNENPTQPPTFCMVLRKHLEGGSIKEIEQPGLERVLKIHVAARDELGRPSEKLLICEIMGKHSNILLVDPTVNIITDGIRRYSHEVSRHREVLPGRPYIPAPAQNKLNPLQVDEDTFRNVIFAAPLENRVVKVLQNGFEGLSTVMAREIVFRAQLSEELTVNYCGEHEMRVLWQALQSLSVPASNGQFQSTIIEDSNKNPVEFAAFDLTILEGYTRHHGSPSEIADNFFAAVKLIDRFKGEIQSLKTKLNKEVKRLKKKMSLQTESADTAQKAENYRVFGELLTASIYRLDKGNTEIEVNNFYDPEGKSVVIPLDARLSPAANAQSYFKKYVKAKKTRKAALEQARKSKAELDYLQGVLLNVKQATSLVDLSEIRQELIEQGYIGDKNHKVPTKKEKKKTASPPLPFKSSDGFLILVGRNNKQNDRLTMKLAKDNDIWLHTKDIPGSHVIIKTQGMKVPDHTIHQAAVIAAFYSQARDSQNVPVDYTPRKNVKKPRGAKPGYVIYEQQRTAVVTPDAKLISSLEQED, from the coding sequence ATGCCCTTTGATGGATTAATGTTGACAGCAATAAAATCCGAGCTCAGCAAAACTTTGGTTGGGGCCAAGATAGATAAGATTTACCAGCCTGCAAAAACTGATATTGTGCTGAATATACGTCACCACCGGGAGCGTTACCGGCTACTTCTTAGTGCTCACTCGCGTGATGCCAGGGTTCATTTATCCACCCAGCCGAATGAGAACCCAACCCAACCGCCTACATTTTGCATGGTACTACGCAAACACCTTGAGGGTGGATCTATTAAAGAGATTGAACAGCCAGGGCTAGAGAGGGTTTTAAAAATACATGTAGCAGCCAGAGATGAATTAGGTCGGCCTTCTGAAAAGCTTTTGATTTGTGAAATTATGGGCAAACACAGTAACATTTTATTGGTAGATCCTACAGTTAACATCATTACTGACGGTATAAGGCGATATTCCCACGAGGTAAGCAGGCACCGTGAGGTATTACCCGGCAGGCCATACATTCCAGCTCCCGCTCAAAATAAGCTTAATCCCCTGCAAGTGGATGAAGACACCTTCCGCAACGTTATTTTTGCCGCACCCTTGGAAAACAGGGTTGTTAAAGTTCTTCAAAATGGGTTTGAAGGCCTTAGCACTGTCATGGCCAGGGAAATTGTCTTCAGGGCACAGCTCTCGGAAGAGTTAACTGTCAATTACTGCGGTGAACATGAAATGCGTGTATTGTGGCAGGCATTACAATCTTTGTCTGTTCCTGCCTCCAATGGGCAATTTCAATCAACAATAATTGAAGATAGCAATAAAAATCCTGTGGAGTTTGCTGCATTTGACCTTACAATATTAGAAGGATATACCAGGCATCATGGCAGCCCCAGCGAGATTGCGGATAATTTTTTTGCCGCTGTTAAATTAATAGATCGTTTTAAAGGTGAAATCCAATCCTTAAAAACAAAATTAAATAAAGAAGTAAAGCGACTGAAAAAGAAAATGTCCTTGCAAACAGAAAGTGCGGACACGGCACAAAAGGCTGAAAATTACCGTGTATTTGGAGAGCTTTTAACCGCAAGTATTTATCGCCTGGACAAAGGTAACACAGAAATAGAGGTGAATAACTTCTATGATCCGGAAGGCAAATCAGTTGTAATTCCACTGGATGCCAGACTGTCTCCGGCCGCCAATGCACAGTCCTACTTTAAAAAATATGTAAAGGCCAAAAAGACCCGCAAGGCCGCCTTGGAACAAGCACGAAAAAGCAAAGCTGAACTTGATTATCTGCAGGGAGTCTTACTTAATGTAAAGCAGGCAACTTCACTGGTTGATCTAAGCGAAATTAGGCAGGAGCTAATCGAACAAGGATACATTGGGGACAAAAACCATAAAGTACCTACTAAAAAAGAAAAGAAAAAAACAGCTTCCCCTCCACTGCCGTTTAAGTCTAGTGACGGTTTTTTAATTCTTGTCGGTCGTAATAATAAGCAAAATGACAGGTTAACCATGAAGCTGGCCAAAGATAATGACATATGGCTTCATACTAAAGATATCCCTGGATCTCATGTAATCATAAAAACACAAGGTATGAAAGTGCCTGACCATACGATACACCAGGCGGCGGTAATCGCTGCTTTCTACAGCCAAGCACGTGATTCCCAAAATGTCCCTGTGGATTACACCCCAAGAAAAAACGTGAAAAAGCCCCGCGGTGCCAAGCCTGGTTATGTTATTTACGAACAACAACGCACAGCTGTGGTTACTCCCGATGCAAAGCTTATTTCATCCCTGGAGCAAGAGGATTAA
- a CDS encoding M42 family metallopeptidase: protein MSNFAPDRDDIVKTLEALTEIAAVTGFEDNLQDYLKSLVTPYASSMQQDQSGNLIASRKGIEGGLKIMLCAHMDEIGFVVRSIGPWGFLYLYPLGGIPENIGPGHWVTVHTDRGPVSGTIGIHSAHLPVSGIPPLFADIGAERRHQAMAMGVKTGDPVTVQYGFKQLNEERVVGRCMDNRIGCTILVTVLKLLAQTVHRANIFAVFSSTEEHGMHPGNPPAQVHGARGAFVAAQSIKPHFAVVLDSMVASDIPGLSESEQLIRLGRGVTLRLLDDMAIMRPKVKKFARDVAEKNNIKVQESISRSFTDTSMIQLSGAAVCTLGVPLRYIHSPGQVAALSDIESAINMVTGIIQHLEAEPPDWLHN, encoded by the coding sequence ATGTCAAATTTTGCTCCGGATAGAGACGATATAGTTAAAACATTGGAAGCACTAACTGAAATTGCCGCTGTTACTGGATTTGAAGATAATTTACAAGACTACTTAAAAAGCTTAGTAACACCGTATGCATCATCTATGCAGCAAGACCAATCGGGCAACCTTATTGCATCCCGTAAAGGGATTGAGGGTGGATTAAAAATAATGCTGTGTGCCCACATGGATGAAATTGGCTTTGTGGTCAGATCGATCGGTCCCTGGGGATTTTTGTATCTTTACCCTTTAGGAGGTATACCGGAGAATATAGGCCCCGGCCACTGGGTTACGGTACATACAGACAGGGGACCTGTTTCAGGTACCATCGGAATTCACTCCGCCCATCTTCCTGTATCCGGCATTCCGCCCTTATTTGCCGATATAGGGGCTGAACGAAGACATCAAGCCATGGCCATGGGCGTTAAAACAGGGGACCCAGTGACAGTACAATACGGGTTTAAGCAACTAAACGAAGAGCGGGTGGTAGGGCGGTGCATGGATAATAGAATTGGATGCACTATACTCGTGACTGTACTGAAGTTGCTGGCCCAAACCGTACACCGGGCAAATATATTTGCCGTCTTTTCAAGCACTGAAGAACACGGTATGCACCCGGGGAATCCTCCCGCCCAGGTGCACGGAGCCAGGGGCGCTTTCGTGGCGGCGCAAAGTATAAAGCCTCACTTTGCAGTGGTACTGGACAGTATGGTAGCCAGTGATATACCGGGTCTCTCGGAGTCCGAGCAACTTATTCGCCTGGGGCGCGGAGTCACTCTTCGCCTGTTGGACGATATGGCCATTATGCGACCAAAGGTGAAAAAATTTGCCCGTGATGTGGCTGAAAAAAACAATATCAAGGTCCAAGAAAGTATTTCCAGGTCATTTACCGACACCTCGATGATACAGCTTTCCGGGGCGGCTGTTTGCACCCTGGGAGTCCCACTGCGGTACATTCATTCCCCCGGCCAGGTGGCTGCACTTTCCGATATTGAGAGTGCTATCAACATGGTTACTGGAATAATCCAACATTTGGAGGCTGAACCTCCTGACTGGTTGCATAATTAA
- a CDS encoding small, acid-soluble spore protein, alpha/beta type: MANGRGIMSDELKYELADELGVGDIARTEGFGAVSSRNCGNLVRLAIQKAEQMMIQG, translated from the coding sequence ATGGCCAATGGACGAGGAATAATGTCCGATGAGTTAAAGTATGAGTTGGCAGATGAACTGGGGGTAGGAGATATTGCCCGCACCGAAGGTTTCGGCGCAGTATCATCCAGAAATTGCGGTAACTTGGTTCGCCTGGCCATTCAGAAGGCCGAACAAATGATGATTCAGGGATAG
- a CDS encoding asparagine synthetase B, which yields MCHSHDGVSFPQKTREGMLLAGIIATYGLSNDADVQAMLDKVKHRGPDGTIGFKSGKLVIGETFLSLNPEKNNCCAGGDQKQNYAALDGRIFNRKQFTDENNNFETDGEIALRLYQEQGPDFLQELDGMFAMVLAVEGGKPFAARDPLGVKPLYYGYKNGTMYFASEVKALVGYADDIKFFPPGHYFTPESGFKRYIDFENIKWKEHELDEALGKIRNLMEESVLRQIPRQTVPASLLSGGIDSSIIAAITARHVDNLKTFCVGMEGAKDLEAARKVADFIGSQHTQYTYDKKDIQEILPEVIYYMESFDPSLIRSSVANYFAYKLVGDNARVVFSGEGGDELFGGYMYLKDLEGEERLHQELIGFFDGLHNVGLQRVDRMSMAHSKECRMPFLGMNLLQYATTLPPKWKIYGSEKIEKWVLRKAFEGWIPDDVLWRIKQEFSQGSGTVDVMDEIAQEQITDSEFDREKNAINPPLRNKEELMYYRIFRQYFDDDSAVATVGRWITT from the coding sequence ATGTGTCACTCACACGATGGAGTGTCCTTCCCCCAAAAGACACGGGAGGGAATGCTTTTGGCTGGAATTATTGCCACTTACGGTTTATCGAATGATGCCGATGTGCAGGCAATGCTGGATAAGGTAAAGCACAGAGGACCTGATGGAACCATTGGATTCAAATCTGGAAAACTGGTAATAGGAGAAACTTTTCTCTCACTTAACCCTGAGAAAAATAACTGCTGCGCCGGTGGCGATCAGAAACAGAATTACGCCGCCCTGGATGGAAGAATTTTTAACCGAAAACAATTTACGGATGAAAACAATAATTTTGAGACAGACGGAGAAATAGCGTTAAGGCTGTATCAAGAACAGGGTCCTGATTTTCTCCAAGAGCTGGACGGGATGTTTGCAATGGTTCTTGCAGTAGAGGGTGGGAAACCCTTTGCCGCCAGAGATCCCCTTGGCGTCAAGCCATTATATTACGGCTATAAAAACGGTACCATGTATTTTGCCTCAGAGGTAAAGGCCCTTGTGGGTTATGCCGATGATATTAAATTTTTCCCGCCAGGCCATTACTTTACTCCGGAGTCCGGGTTTAAGCGTTACATTGATTTCGAAAATATAAAGTGGAAAGAGCATGAGCTGGATGAAGCTCTCGGCAAAATACGAAATCTCATGGAAGAAAGTGTGCTTAGGCAGATTCCTAGACAGACGGTCCCGGCATCCCTGTTAAGCGGAGGCATAGACAGTAGTATCATTGCCGCCATTACCGCGCGTCATGTAGACAATCTTAAAACCTTTTGTGTAGGTATGGAAGGCGCCAAGGATCTGGAAGCGGCGCGCAAAGTAGCAGACTTTATCGGATCACAGCATACCCAGTACACATATGACAAGAAAGACATCCAAGAAATACTGCCTGAAGTAATTTATTACATGGAGTCTTTTGACCCTTCGTTGATTCGCAGTTCCGTGGCCAATTACTTCGCGTATAAACTTGTAGGAGATAACGCCCGGGTGGTTTTCTCCGGGGAAGGCGGAGATGAATTGTTTGGCGGTTATATGTATCTGAAGGATTTGGAAGGGGAAGAGAGGCTCCATCAAGAACTGATTGGTTTCTTTGACGGGCTTCATAACGTTGGTCTACAGCGTGTTGACCGTATGTCCATGGCTCATTCCAAAGAATGCCGCATGCCCTTCCTGGGGATGAACCTGCTGCAGTACGCCACAACATTACCGCCCAAATGGAAAATATACGGATCTGAAAAAATAGAAAAGTGGGTTCTTAGGAAGGCCTTTGAAGGATGGATTCCGGATGATGTTCTTTGGCGCATTAAACAAGAGTTTTCCCAGGGAAGCGGCACCGTGGACGTAATGGATGAAATTGCGCAAGAACAGATTACTGACAGTGAATTTGATCGGGAAAAAAATGCAATTAACCCGCCGCTTAGAAATAAGGAAGAACTGATGTATTACAGAATTTTCCGCCAATATTTTGACGATGATTCAGCTGTAGCCACCGTTGGACGCTGGATAACGACATAA
- a CDS encoding precorrin-8X methylmutase produces the protein MYNINWDPASIIEESMRIIEGYLGDYNFPTEEKAVIKRVVHTSGDPGLINLIKFSPQAINNGKEALKRGKDVFTDVNMVRSGVSARLLNKLGGQVHCHIASPQVAQMAKDLGITRAAAAIRTNAEHIDGQIVAIGNAPTALFEILSLAEQGICRPALVIGVPVGFVGAAESKEAVIDSDLDYIALRGTRGGSPIAAAITNALIHLSV, from the coding sequence ATGTATAACATAAATTGGGATCCCGCTTCAATAATAGAAGAAAGTATGCGTATAATTGAGGGGTATCTGGGGGATTATAACTTTCCCACTGAAGAAAAGGCAGTAATCAAGCGGGTTGTTCATACATCAGGTGACCCCGGTCTGATAAACCTTATTAAGTTTTCTCCTCAAGCCATAAATAACGGTAAGGAAGCACTGAAGAGAGGCAAGGACGTTTTTACCGATGTTAATATGGTTCGCTCAGGTGTTAGTGCCCGGCTGCTTAATAAATTGGGAGGCCAGGTTCATTGTCATATTGCATCTCCACAGGTAGCCCAAATGGCTAAGGATTTGGGAATTACCCGGGCCGCCGCGGCTATACGTACTAACGCAGAACATATTGACGGGCAAATAGTTGCCATAGGAAATGCTCCCACTGCCCTTTTTGAAATATTGTCTCTGGCTGAACAGGGAATATGCCGGCCGGCCTTGGTGATTGGGGTACCCGTTGGTTTTGTCGGTGCTGCTGAATCAAAAGAAGCCGTTATTGATTCGGATTTAGATTATATAGCTCTGCGCGGTACAAGGGGAGGTAGTCCTATTGCTGCCGCAATTACAAACGCCTTGATTCATTTATCAGTATAG
- a CDS encoding cobalamin biosynthesis protein CbiX — protein MVEEDKSMKEAILLLGHGSRREEANQVILDICELVKEKYGDGLYEVGYLSFGEPNLAEAVENLIAAGAQKIIVVPIFLVTGNHIKRDIPSRLLLQKTTHPEVQFVLAGHIGADPRMADIIMDRAKNASELI, from the coding sequence ATGGTAGAGGAGGATAAAAGCATGAAGGAAGCAATTCTCCTGCTTGGTCACGGTAGTCGAAGAGAAGAGGCCAACCAGGTTATACTAGATATATGTGAATTGGTTAAAGAAAAATACGGTGATGGTCTCTATGAGGTGGGGTACCTTTCCTTCGGTGAGCCCAACTTGGCCGAGGCAGTGGAAAACCTTATTGCGGCCGGTGCCCAAAAAATAATTGTTGTGCCCATATTCCTGGTGACCGGTAATCATATCAAACGAGACATTCCCAGCAGACTGCTGTTACAAAAAACTACTCATCCGGAGGTTCAATTTGTGCTGGCAGGACACATTGGTGCAGACCCAAGGATGGCAGACATCATAATGGACAGGGCTAAAAATGCCTCTGAACTAATTTAG